The region ccactgtatagcattgtgctctgtgtcgctgctgggaacagtagtacaccgctcacccaccactgtatagcattgtgctctgtgtcgctgctgggaacagtagtacaccgctcacccaccactgtatagcattgtgctctgtgtcgctgctgggaatagtagtacaccgctcacccaccactgtatagcattgtgctctgtgtcgctgctgggaatagtagtacacctctcacccaccactgtatagcattgtgctctgtgtcgctgctggaaacagtagtacaccgctcacccaccactgtatagcattgtgctctgtgtcgctgctgggaatagtagtacaccgctcacccaccactgtatagcattgtgctctgtgtcgttgctgggattgggaatagtagtacaccgctcacccaccactgtatagcattgtgctctgtgtcgctgctgggaacagtagtacaccgctcacccaccactgtatagcattgtgctctgtgtcgctgctgggaatagttgtacaccgctcacccaccactgtatagcattgtgctctgtgtcgttgctgggaatagtagtacaccgctcacccaccactgtatagcattgtgctctgtgtcgctgctgggattgggaatagtagtacaccgctcacccaccactgtatagcattgtgctctgtgtcgctgctgggaacagtagtacaccgctcacccaccactgtatagcattgtgctctgtgtcgctgctgggaatagtagtacaccgctcacccaccactgtatagcattgtgctctgtgtcgctgctgggaacagtagtacaccgctcacccaccactgtatagcattgtgctctgtgtcgctgctgggaacagtagtacaccgctcacccaccactgtatagcattgtgctctgtgtcgctgctgggaatagtagtacaccgctcacccaccactgtatagcattgtgctctgtgtcgctgctgggaatagtagtacacctctcacccaccactgtatagcattgtgctctgtgtcgctgctggaaacagtagtacaccgctcacccaccactgtatagcattgtgctctgtgtcgctgctgggaatagtagtacaccgctcacccaccactgtatagcattgtgctctgtgtcgttgctgggaatagtagtacaccgctcacccaccactatatagcatttctgtactgcctctgtactgctgccagtcagcgtgtactttaaggataagtgaaatgaagaagaaatcctgtgaaagagggaggggcaagggaagaggcgtttcccctgacggttcacgtacaggccacagtggagcaccgaagaaaacccactcaataccgcccatgttgtccaggaaatcaaccctcacaaatccaaaagaacaggaccagataattaattggatgacctctcaagcgtccagcagtgggttaagcagcaccagcacatcacgcacgaggtccgagtcctcagccagttacaaggagccagtgggcacaaagctgacacaaccggcagcgacaccacgcacacaactgccaaataaccagtccgaagaatttcctcaggacacaatggggtattcgcaggagctattcccagcccaacaaacttccacctttcaaaggtcaatggaacagccagaaatgttgtgcccggattcacaaccatttactgtgggaaatgcaccacgcactgaaatgcaaggcgagtccgaggactttgaaacccaaatcccagagcaagttgggcaggaggagtttcaattgcaggaggttggccgagaagatctggaagacgacgctggagtgagctgcgcagaggttgttctggggagctctactccatggcggcggcccacaatcacatatgacgagtttgaggagatggaagaggagggtttggacaatgtggacacagacccagattttgtatgtgaaggagaacatcgctgtcgtagcagcacagatgagtctgttgaagaaccaaccttgtgccacaaggtaggcggcgcgaaatttcaggcaccacaagcgtggatgttcaagtgagacgcaaaagaggcgcaaacagaaatcgccagcaaggcaggtgctccaaagtctggcctttctttgaagactgcagtgaggatggtaccatggtgatttgcaaggtgtgcaagacccgcctgagcaggggaaaaaatattaacaacctctccaccaccagcatgacccgccacatggtatccaaacatgccactctgtgggcaaacgcggcaggacagggtaccagcaacactgcctcccttggggtcaccagactcaccaccagaccctcctcagcagcagcagtagcccagccattgcgtggttcacaacaacattcacaaacatcagacgacgctgacactgtcactttccggaatagtgctcttgaggtctcccagtcttcatcaaacacaacaaccaacagcccttcagtgtgcagccctacggttcagttgtctgtctcggagatgtttgagcgcaagaggaaattgccagcaaatgacccccgggccgtggcactaacagccagcatagccaagcttctggcctgcgaaatgctgccatatcgagtggtggagacaaacagcttcaagggcatgatgtcactggccatcccacgttacgtggttcccagccgctaccactttgcgcgctctgcagtgcctgagttgcatgagcacgtggtcagcaaaataacccgaagcttgaagaatgccgttgcctgcaaggttcaccccaccactgacacctggacgagtgcgttcggccagggtcgatacatctcccttaccgcgcactgggtgaaccttgtgcagcctggcagcgattcctcacctgctacggcgcgggtgttgcccacgccgcaaacagctgcaccgccgtccctcccactggataacaacagcagcacctacctctctgactccttctcctccaacgcatctcaaagctgtacctcatccggaaacgctaacccagcagcagtaggatcgtggaagcagtgcagcacagctgttggcatgcgtcagcaagcgttgctgaagctgatctgccttggggataagcagcacacaggggaggaaatttggaggggaataaaggaacagacggatttgtggctggcaccgctggacctgaaaccgggcatggttgtgtgtgataatgggagtaatctcattcgcgctttaaggttggctaagctgacacacatcccttgcttggcgcacgtgatgaacctagtagttcagcggttcctgaggacatacccaggcgtggccgatcttctgttgaaggtgcgatgagtggccaaacattgtagaaattccagtactgcttcgggggcactcgctaagatgcaggagcgcttcaatctcccccaccatcgcttgctgtgtgatgtccctacgcgctggaattctacgctgcacatgctagcccgcttttgcgagcagaagagtgcagtggtccagtacatgacggcgcagtaccgaggcgcatccggacagctgccaagcttctgtggatccgattgggccaacatgttggacctctgccaagtcctccaaaatttggagcaatccacgttgcttgttgtgagcagtgacaactcttcagtcagcattaccataccactgctgtgtttactgaagaagtcaatgttgaaaatcaaggaaacagctgtcatgatgcaactgggggaatctgaaggagaaaacgatcagcgtgatgataccaacatcaggccatctgctttaggaaacgctggccccagcagctatgacaaagaagaggaggaggaacagctggagttggagcaggaatttcatgccaccactgacgagggccagagcggtgcacgttggacttccacaattcagggcgaatggtcagcagaagcagaccaggaagaaggtgacgactatgatgcatcacaactatcacaacgctcacaagaggatgatgaggattctggcaggactctggcacacatggctcaattcatgctagactgcattgaacgcgacccacgcattgtgcgcattctggacaacaccaattactgggtttatacccttctggatccacggtacaaacacaatgttccaaaactgcttgaagaaagagtcagacaggtcaaaatggaagaataccagcaggcccttgtggagactttagagaggagattgacatcctccccctcctctagccagttgtacgccgacagactgacttccgcaaacccaggacgaccaggagggcagcaaacaacacaagccgcagctagtgcccaaaagggaatggtatcggcagtgtccttggagtgggaaaattttctgacacccatgcagcagcccacagaacagcaagcgtgcagatccacctccaacaccgatcgcctggagaagatggtcaaggactacatgtcagatgacgtagctgtgttgaacaatccatctgcacccttcaactattgggtatcgaagctagacacctggcactaactggcaatgtacgcaatagaggtgctggcttgcccggcagccagcgttatgtcggaacgctgtttcagtgctgccggaggcatcgtcacagatcggcgtatccgcctctccacagaaaatgcagaccgtctgactcaaattaaaatgaatcaatcctggattggaaacgactacgcaacactcccggaccccaaccaagtaacatgaacaatgaacatctgtgatgggctagcgtttctggtccctgtttattgaacctctcatctgtattacatttatgactgcatggcgacaaaatgcattgctatccgcacgcttcttgtcctcatgcaaggcctgggttgtgcctgaaagcgtggccttctcctcctgcgcctcctcctgttccatctcgtgtgctgctgctgggttagcgttgccggtccctttttacggaacctcttatctgtattacatttatgactgcatggcgacaaaatgcattgctatccgcacgcttcttgtcctcatgcaaggcctgggttgttgtgtctcaaagcgtggccttctcctcctgcgccgccctcctcctgttccatcacgtgtgctgctgctgggttagcgttaccggtcccttttcctggaacctcttatctgtattacatttatgactgcatggcgacaaaaagcatgttacctgtgcaaagtaaaatgtcattttccgcatttaaaagacattttttcctttgaaactttacaatcaattttctcaaaaactataagctctttttcaaatattttttttcctcttgtacccactcccaaggtgcacataccctgcaaatctggggtatgtagcatgtaaggaagctttacaaagcacgaaagttcgggtccccattgaattccattatgttcggagttcgtcgcgaacacccgaacatcgcggccatgttcggcgaacgttcacgaacccaaacatccaggtgttcgcccaacactacttgccaccagtttggccatatttcagagctgcaacatcactggagtgcccaaaagcacaaggtgtgcaatactcagagacatggccaaggtaagaaaggctgaaagacgaccaccactgaacaagacacacaagctgaaacgtcaagactgggccaagaaatatctcaagactgattttttatGGACTgataggttttatggactgataaaatgaaagtgagtcttgatgggccagatggatgggcccgtggctggattggtaaagggcagagagctccagtccgactcagacgccagcaaggtggaggtggagtactggtttgggctgatatcatcaaagatgagcttgtggggccttttcgggttaaggatggagtcaagctcaactcccagtcctactgccagtttctggaagacaccttcttcaagcagtggtacaggaagaagtctgcatccttcaagaaaaacatgattttcatgcaggacaatgctccatcatacgcttccaagtactccacagcgtggctggcaagaaagggtataaaagaagaaaaactaatgacatggcctccttgttcacgagatctaaaccccattgagaacctgtggtccatcataaaatgtgagatttacaaggagggaaaacagtacccctctctgaacagtgtctgggaggctgtggttgctgctgcacgcaatgttgatggtgaacagatcaaaacactgaccgaatccatggatggcaggcttttgagtgtccttgcaaagaaaggtggctatattgctcactgatttgtttttgttttgttttttaatgtcagaaatgtatatttgtgaatgttgagatgttatattggtttcactggtaaaaataaataattgaaatgggtatatatttgttttttgttaagttgcctaataattatgcacagtaatagtcacctgcacacacagatatccccctaaaatagctaaaactaaaaacaaactaaaaactactttcaaaaatattcagctttgatattaatgagttttttgggttcattgagaacatgattgttgttcaataatataaTTAATCcttaaaaatacaacttgcctaataattctgcactccctgtaaatgGTGTTTTAGCAGCACGCTACAGCAGtgaacaggtaaaaaaaaaaaaaaaatgcaaagtagAAGACCACCAACAGAATCATGAaatggcatgtttagaaaattttAGGTTGTCATAAGAAATTAGGTTTTTCAAGTGCATTGCATGATATGTGTCTATAGGTTGATTATTGTCTAAACTCACTAGTTGGTGGGCACTGGGcaggcatacatgaaataaaggcatCTAGAAAACAGGGCACACGGTATtgcagatagtagaatatcgctaaaataagtgatattctactgctggatttcATAGTAAACTATcagtaatactgatattttactatagctaaccaAACCAGACAAAAGCCTCCCCTGTTGGTCCCTAActgtaaaactcccctggtggtgcctaaccctaagaccccccttggtggtgcctaaccctgagatccccccatggtgcctatccccggtggtgcctaaccttatcccctcTCCTACCCCTCTGCAGCACTATTGCTGCTAAGATGCTAATTTTGGGCACTGGGGGGTGGCCAATGAGTGGCAATCATTTACATTTTCCGCAGGCGCTCGATAGAATCACTGGCACCTACTATGCGAGCACCCGCAAGTTGCATTTCAACAAACCCCCGGCACCCGTGACTCTATCGTGCACCTGCGGATGTGGAAATTTTCAATGATTACCTCTCCGCGCCCAAAACTAGCATCTTAGTGACAAAGTAATAGCCACGATTTGCATCAAAAATTGTAAATTTCTGAACCGGCTGGCACCTGATAGCGGCCGCCGCCCTGAGCCCAAATTGCCGCTTTTATCACAGGCGCCAATGCAGCACCCTTtcttccataagggctcctgcgtccttttttcctgtttcgaCTGGGCAGTATACCCAGTGCCACATGCCTATCCTGTTGGCTGTAGCTGGGTTGGTATATTTATCTGCATATTTACAACCTAACACCTCCCATTTTAGAGTGGGGACCACTTTTGTGATGTATGATTTTATTAGTGTGGCTCCATAAATGCCCTGAACTGCCTTTGCAACTGGCCTTGGCTAGTAGTGTGCAACTGCCACAAAAAGGCTCCAGTGGTCACATGGCAGCTATTTTACCTGTTAAATATTGGAATTCATGCCAATTTTAACCATTCtgtgactgcctaacgccaattggcggctgCTGAGTGGCTGCCCCAGGACCTTGCGTCAAATCCTTGGGGTGGAAATTAGCAGGGAGTGCGTGAGCAtgcacgatcgttccctgccgagTCACAGAGTggagctccgtgatcagcctgccagcctgcgatcatggctggcaggcagttagccaaaaaaaaaaccacccttatttacatgtacagtgctgcgatctattgCAGCACTGTATGggcgacagctctgtcactgagctgtcccctcgagtggcagggaaacagatccctctcatagggagatgcctatgagaggcaatcTCTGTGATTGGATCTTGGGggaggcaaaaaaaaatttttatttaaaaaaaaaggatactaatattaattaaaaaaaaatacaaaacgcaaattacaaatcgcagcagcaatcagatgccatcatgccaccaacagaaagctttgttggtggcaagaaaaggagccatgagtaatttgtgtgctaagttgtgtggCCAGGCAGCGAACTGTAAGCACTGAGGGCTATTTTTGAAGGGCTTTTACAAGAGCTTTCTGAGCGATTTCCGCTTAGATAAGCACTTTTATAAGCACTTTTGTGCAGTGATGATTTTTTTCAcgtcaagtcaggaagtgaactctttaacccggaaatgaataaatacaatgtatttattcatgagagtgctggggaaatcgcaattcaaagcactttttcaagctctTCGCAATTTCGCCATaaactttctattgaatcgcaaacgctcagaaaatggtgcaggagccgcgttcacgattggatagaaagctcatcgcctatatgagaacactcacatgagcgaccattgcactagtgcttttaaggcgatttttaaaatcgccagtgctaaaAAAAAGAGTGCAGTGgctcttagtgtgaacaaacccataaagctgcagtgtgctgaattgtaagaaatggcccggccactagggggggtgtaagcctgcggtcctcaagcAGCTAAGCTCTAACAAGAATGGGGCGTGAGAGGATAAGATGAATGTTTAGGGGAATTCATACATTGCGTAATTGCAAAAACATTGCGTACAGCATTCTGCATTTGTGAATTGTAATTATGCCTGTAAGGACACACAaacgcatgactttacatttaatgCATACAAATATTCGCATCTATGCAccagtgtactgcgcatgcgcagctatTAGTTTACTATTCAATGGGAAAAATGCGTTCGTATGCAACAAAAACTTTGTGTccatcagccagtatactgctataatatatacagtatacagtataataaatATTCAATACAAGTAATCGCTTCGTACGCGTAAAAACTTTCACGTCCATGTCACGCAAAGAAAATTATGCAACATTCGTAAATTTCACCTACTTCTAGAGACTTTACGCAAACTAAATTTAATGTAAATTCCTCTTACATGCGTAATTACAGTAAGATTATGtttacatatacatttttttacacgTAATCTGCAAATTTCACATTACATTtacaaagcttaaagagacacttaagccagaaaaaaaaataagttttactcacctggggcttctaccagccccctgcagcagtcctgtaccCTCGCAGCCACTGtacaatgcgtacaaaaatacgcgttgccgcattacgcacgcatagatatgcagcaacaggtatttttgtacgcgttgcagcccgcaatagcgctaatcacagtcgggaatgcggaaaaagctacgcgtggacagtcctgacgggcctgtcggcaaaaacgacactagctggcagcgggggaccagaggattagtgagtgactgcgagggcacaggactgctgcggagggctggtagaagccccaggtgagtaaatctcttttttttttctggcttaaggttcactttaattgtgaattacgatgcgtaaatacACATAGGTGTAATTTCTGACCACCACTAGTTGTAACAAGAGTTTATACCTACTAAATTACAGGAAAAAAAGCTGacagtgacgtagctaagaaaatatatgggccccagtgcaagttttacattgggcccacccaagcattttatacataataatttatacagcacaccaaaacctgccaaagacaaccacagtgttagaggttcaagaaggggatggggaacagtttgttaaagtggacttgaactcctgCAAAGGACACAAGgataacataacagaaatgcaccctgtatgtatttaaagagtttagccagtttaattccccctcatttgtgtctaatcacaagttgttatttgatcctccccctgtgtcacatgactgcctatggcagttaaagggaaccagagaggatgcaatatacatacctggggcttcctccagccccatacgcacggatcgctcccacgtcgcactcctccgctgcctgcatcagccgccaccgggtcccgtcattgccgcgagtcggcaagtcggccggcggatgcggccaattctccgcatcacagggtgctctccccatacagatacgcatgtggctgcttactgcgcagccgcatgcgtacatgtatggagggagcccctgtgatgcggacaattggtcgcgtccgccggaagtgacgggcccggtaccggcggatccaggaagctgaggatggcggcgtgggagcgattcaggcttatggggctggaagaagcccccggtatgtataaaatctgtttcttttttcaccccccgttcctctctggttccctttaagcagataagcccatttgaaagtacaggctgtaaacaatatgtctgcttccatgaatcaggaagtagaaactgtgctgatttattttaggatttgtatcagctgtaacaaagaaatgtttttgtttaaaggttattatgctattgtgtatcttttagagcagagaggagttctgagttcaggtccactttaatgaaagCATCTACTAATGAATGAATTACTACTATTTGAAGCATCTATAGAAGagaatattaccagcacaggaccaatagagagcgaatactgAGGCCCGGTATGGTCACAatctctgcatcctctattgctactCTACTGAAAACTGATATAGGCTGGATGCACAGATAACATAACGTGAAAGGTCGCGTTTTATATCACATTCGGGggatttttgtgtgcgtttttgctgagtttttactgcatttttggtgcgtttgagttagcgtttttttttacgcagatgcgtttttcaagcgttttgcgtgcgtttcaatgcgtttgcgttttgcatatacaaaacacatatgcgttttgtatgcatttttcatgcttttTCCAATTGCGTTTTAAGCAaataactaggaagacaacaggaagcggaaatacatcacaaaacaataataaaaaacgcatataaaaacgcatgaataatgcataccattgtgttttcattgactttcattatgtgcatttttggcgctttttttaatattatgcaacaaaacatgcatttttaaaaaggcgTTGTTAGAAAATGCAAATgcgtttttttatatgcgtttttcctgctgcccatagacttccattagcagcaaaacacagcattttccgcaacgctagcatttctgctgagTGTGCACCTGCCATAAATCAAGATAACAGCTAATGTTTTCCAATATACATGAATTACAATTATAGCCAAAATTATAATATAGTTATTAACAAAAGTGGATAAAAAGATGTTCATAATTTGTAAACAGTAGAGAAAACGTAAGGAATTAGTAGTATTTGGACATATGAGCCATCTCCCAACTGACTAGGCTTAAAAAAACATGCCTGCATGAGATCATCCTCATGGCTCCCAACTGACCAGGATTCAAAAAATGCCTGCATGAGACCACTGGCATGAGCTCAACTGCCGGAGATGGCATGAGCTCAACTGCCGGAGATGGCAGTTGGAAGTCATTAGTCAGTTAAATGCCATTGGAAACTGCAGCAATTTGCGAGTCTCCAGCTGAATTTatattttagaagaaaaaaaaggctTTTGGAAGAAGAAAAACCTGACAAGAGGACTGAATAGGACATCATGATGACTGGACCAGGTCCAAGCCATGGGCAGGGATCatcgaggaggagggggaagaagaggagcagaGGAGGGCCGGCTGTCAGCAGCCAGGCCACAACAGGGAAGCAGAGGGCGAAGAAAAGAAGACGGAGGGGTCCAAAGCCCTGGCTGCCAGACCTGCGGCTGACCATGGAGGACAAGATGGGTCTCCAAGGCACTGGGATGCTCCGCTGCGCAGTGTTAGAGGCAGCTGTGAAACTCTTGAGACAACAGTTCCAGGATGCGACTGGTCTTCCTTGCATCAGAGCAGTGTGCTTTCCGGTCAGACCCAGAACAGTGCCCACTGTTCAGTTCCACGTGGATTGCCAACATCAGCATGGATTTGTCACCGCATGTGAAGGTACAAAGGTGGTGGTTGCAGACAGCTACAAGGCCATGGCTTTTGGAAGTATGGCCATCAGGCAAATAACAGACAGCTACAAAAACTACATAAAGGACCCAACAAAAAACATGGAGTATCTGGCGGTGGACCAACAATCAAGCACCAACAAAGACTGCGTCATCCATTGCATTGCAAATGCCTAcgagctgctggcagcagatgggAACCCGGAGTGTGTGTACAACAAGCAACTTATGAGACCGCATCTGCTGCAGTGCTTCACCAACAGGAAGATAACTGAATTTCCCAAGGATTACAAACCAGCAGGACAACCTTCAGTGAAACCTTTTAAATGGAAGCCCTGAAGCTAGAGTGGATTCTCCATTGCATTGCTTGCCTCCCATCACCTGCAACACTAGCATCTTTGCAATGATACAGTCACCGGTCACGTAAGTAGTAGCCGACTATTCTCCTAACATGTTAATCTTTACTAACTCAGGAATGAGATGCCATGCTAGCAAATGAAAGCCACTAGCCGCTTATTAATGAACTGGCTGCTTAATAACTAACCGGCAGGTGGAATTCATTTGCTAATGCCCTAATTTTTTTCTTGGGagggttcaatttttttttctataccatGAAATGTATAAATGAAAATAGTTTATAATGGCATCATCCTGGGTTAGTGATGATTTACATGTAAGAAGGATTGTCCACCCGACCCAAGCCATACCTTCTGTTCCATGCTGCAAACATCTATCCGCTCCACTCCAACATCCTAATCGCCTCTGTCTCCACGCTGAAGCATCCAGATCAGCTTAAACACCCCTCTATAAACAGCCTAATAAACAGGCTGG is a window of Hyperolius riggenbachi isolate aHypRig1 chromosome 6, aHypRig1.pri, whole genome shotgun sequence DNA encoding:
- the LOC137522439 gene encoding uncharacterized protein, which gives rise to MMTGPGPSHGQGSSRRRGKKRSRGGPAVSSQATTGKQRAKKRRRRGPKPWLPDLRLTMEDKMGLQGTGMLRCAVLEAAVKLLRQQFQDATGLPCIRAVCFPVRPRTVPTVQFHVDCQHQHGFVTACEGTKVVVADSYKAMAFGSMAIRQITDSYKNYIKDPTKNMEYLAVDQQSSTNKDCVIHCIANAYELLAADGNPECVYNKQLMRPHLLQCFTNRKITEFPKDYKPAGQPSVKPFKWKP